Below is a window of Camelus ferus isolate YT-003-E chromosome 4, BCGSAC_Cfer_1.0, whole genome shotgun sequence DNA.
GTGAGAAAGGACAATATCCAGATGTCTTGATAACACAGATATTAGTattatctgacaaggattttaaaccAGCCATTGTAAAAATGCTTCAATGAGTAAACacttgaaacagaaaaaatagaaagtcacagcaaagaaatggaaagtcaaagacacagaaaatcgAAGATAATGAAGGatcatatataaattttagaacttaaaaatgcaattcatgaaataaaaactcaatgGATAGGCTTAACAGTATAATGGCAAAGGTGAGGGAGAGATTTGGTGAACTTGAAggtagaataatggaaatcattcAAGTTGAGCAACcgagagaaagaaactgaaaaaaaaaaaaaaaaaaagaatagcaccTCAGAGACATGTGGGACTATAACAAAAGATCTAATATTCATATAATTGGAGTcttagagggaaagaaagaagatggggctgaaagttatttttaaaatggccaaACACTGCCtaaaatttggcaaaagacacaAACGTATGgattcaagaagctgagtgaATCCCAAATAGGATAAACCTAAGGATAGTCAAATTTCTCAAAactaaagatgaaaaagttcttaaaagcagtcagagaGAAATGATTGACCTAAGGggaaaaataatctgaatgaAAGTGGATTTCCTATCAGAAACCAGGGACCCAAAAGGAAGTAGAATAGTATTTTTCAGGTGCTATAAGAACTGTCAATCAAAATGTCCTGCAATAAGTGAATGCTTAAACAAACTTTGGTACATCTCTTCGTGGAATACAACATAGCAGAAAAAGGAATGACCTATTGATATAAACAACAACCTGACCAAATCTCAAgtcattatgctgagtgaaaaaaagctcCTCTCAATAGATCATATACTGTGTAATTCCACTTATAAAGCATTCTCAAAGTGATGAAATTATAGAGACAAAAATAGATTAGTGGTACTAGGGGTTAGGGAGAGTCAAGGAGAGGAGTTGGGTGTATGTATAAATGGCAGCTCAGAGgagatctttgtggtgatggaatagTTTTGTATCTTGATGGCTGTGGAGGTTCCATgaatctacacatgtgataaaatgtcATATACTTATACACATGCATTGGCCCAACattgatttcctgttttgttACTGCATGACGAGTATGTAAGATGTAACATTGGGGGAAATTGGGTGAAGGTTATATGTGACTTCTTGGTACTAACTTTGTAACTTCCTGTGTGAATctataatatttcaaaatcaaatattaaaaaatagctttaaaagtgTATCCCTTTCTGAcatttcaaagatgtttttaGCCAAACATATTTCATTGTGGGATTGGTCAAGACTTGTGCCTTTTCAAAATCCAAATTGTCCATGCCCAACATCATTCAAAATTAAAGTGACAAatggagaactttaaaaaaaagtgatttttaaggaTTGGTATCACTAATTTCTCAGACCCTACACAATGGTCAATGACAGAAAACATGTTTGACAAAAAGGGGCTATCaagctaaagaaaaatattatccTGGATGGAGATAAACTATAGCAAATGTCAAAAACTTGTCTGGTAAGCAGGTGAGTGTGTTAAGCGAGCAAAATTACGAGATGTTCACATATACTCGTACATACagctcatatatatgtatatacatgcatgttcATAGAGTATTTCTGAACGATACCTAAGAAATTTATCAGTGGTTGCCCCTAGAGAATTCAGTCTAGTCTTCTGTTCTTTCTGACTGCCATTACCATTAGAACCCACTTGACTTCGGCCAGTTTGCCCTCCATACAGTTTGTAAAATACTTACAGAACAAAGATTCTTACCAGCAGAGATTAATCTTCTGTAGGTACTTCTTTATTCTTTGGATACATGAAAAGAGGCATTTTAGTGTTAAATGTGAACCAATGCCTATTGCAATTAGAACAACCAAAAAATCTAGAATTCagatccattcattcactcacctgTTAGCCAGGTAATTACTAAACTTCTCCTATATGCAGGCGTAATGCTACTGTTCTGGAATACATGGCTTCTAGTTCTGACATGGCATTCCAGATCTGGAATCCAGGCCTGCAGTGAGCTTATggcctattattttctttttgactaAGATAgcacattattattttcaaaaagatggTATTAACAGTATTACAAGTGACCGTGAGTCCTTTCTATTAATGTACAATACCTCAGGAGGGCAAATGACATGTAGAACATGATACCAAAACAATAgggttaattttaaaagacattggCTCCCACGACATAGCTGTTCAGATAGCATTCAGTAGCCTTGCATGgcgtattttaaaaagatcataaGAAGGAAGgcatggaggaggggagaatttgaatttttctatgtGAGAATTTTAGCAGGTTAACAAATTTGTTCCCCAGTATAGCTGTGTTTCTATAGCAGGTTACTTTGAGTCTTATTCCTATTAGATAGAATTTtggtataatttaaaatgtatctaaaataGTCCCATAATACACTCTATCCTCTTATCTTGCCTTATTTCTTTCTTCATAGTATTATTACATAAGATACAATGCTCCTGACATTATAGCATATATTTCTTTGCTTATTGTCCATCTTTTCCACCTAGAATTTAAAGCTTCATAAGAGTAGGCACTGTTTTCCCAGCATTCAGAACAGGGCCAAGGACCAAGAAggtgttcattaaatatttgttgaatattgaaaataaaataattaatatatttatgattTGGTTTGTTCCCCAAAGGTAAAGTAATTTCTGATTAATTTAGGgagtatttattaatattttggggGCAAAACTCAGCATTTCAGATCAACTCTGCCGATCATTAAAGGTAATGACTCATCAGTCTTTTGTATTTACCGGAAATGATGCTTAATCACCATCAGGGATAAAGCAAATGCAATCAATGACAGCATTTTCCATTTGATATTCAATCtctgttaggaaaaaaaagaagaaaagaagttttggggggaagtaaaaaataactttcttgcCATCTTCTAATAACAGATTAATTTATGGAAATTAGGCCACCCATCCAAGTATCTGATTCCAGGATGCTCAGCCTTAGGAAGAAGGCAGACTTGAGTCAGGGGAACCACCCATTCTGTTTGAAGTGGCTGCAGAGATCTCCCTTAGGATGCGCCACTTAGGATGGATCCATTTGCAACATGTCTGTGACATTCTTTTTGTATTCCTTTCTCAAGGTGCACCCTGATTATGtaaagaaaattcaataaaattctcattctgtttcactTGTGCTTCTGTGACAATAAAATGAGGTACTTAGAAGACATCTTTATGCGTTGGAATATATTCTGCCCCcaaagtttatttacatattttttttcctcacaaagATATTAAGACTGATAATTTATTCAAAGTCTATAGGACCAGTAGCCTAAAAATATATGAGTTCTTTCAAAGGTATATCCTTGTAAACAGTGATTAAATATCTACATTAAGCTCTAAAATGGAATATTTGACTTCAGCCAACGTACTGAGCTTGTGTTGAAGGTGTCAGGCAAGATTTCTGTTTACAAGTAGGCATTATCCAAGAACAGGTCCCGCTTTTGGGTTATGTGTTAAAGTACAGTGGAGGtctctgataattattttttgaacACTTATTTAATGAGCAAGATGTTTTATGGTAGCCACTAGCAACAAGTGACTAGTGAGTACTTGAAATATTGCTAGACCAAATAGTGGACTTTGAAGactcagtatgaaaaaaaaatattatgagaTATCTCATTTATAGTTGTTTATATGGACTACATGTTGAAATGAAATTCTAGATATAGTGGGTTAAATGAAAtatgattaaaatgaatttcatgtttctttttacatttttgtagaGTAGCTCCTAGAATATTTAAAGTTACAAACGTggtttgcattatatttctatcttACAGTTCTTCTGTAAGTAATACTAGACTGAGAAGGCTATAACTGGGCACAATTTTTGTTTCCCTGCAATGTGAAATGAccaccttttaaattttaagaccATTACTAATGCCCTGTGTGGTAGGATTCCATTTAGCCAGATTATTTTCTGACAATCTGCCCTCagtgacattatttttaaagaccagTAATATGTTTGTTGATGTGTCACCTattttatactgtatatattttaaattattattattttaaaatttattgatttatttattctgggAGCGGGAAGGTCATTaggttctatttatttatttatttttgggttttttttttttttcaaatggggatactggggattgaacccaggacctcatgcatgctaagcttgccttctgccacttgagctatatcctccccgccttgtacaatatatttttaatgctcaGGTTTGGGGGTGATCCACACCTATGATTTTGCCAGATCATCCAAACTTTCATACAGTTCCTTCCTAAAAGCCTTACCTTTAGTTTTGGTAATATAAGGAAAGTCCTAAGAAGTTTCCCAAGCATTATATTTTAGGGTCTCTGTTAAAATTATCAGATATTGTATAATACTTTCCTGGTGTTTGAGTCTCCTGCTAACGGTGATGTCACCATTCTTTTGATGATGGAAACATAAGAAAGTCATAATGATACTGTCATAATGATACATTTGGTGGCAAGTTTTTCTCATGGCTACTAGATGGTAGAACTTTGTCCGAATTGAAAAACTAAAGGCCTTAAAAAATCGTTTGCTTTTAGCTTCCTTTGTTGTACTTCCTGACCTTGTTTTGATGAATGACTTTTActtacagaaatgtattttgaatgatgtgcttggtgtgtgtgtatatgaatgacAGAAAACGTGCAATATCTTTTTCTTCATCCCTTTTCAAGCGTTGTCCGATTATCCCAGGTAAAGCTAATTTCTTCTTATGCTTTCttagaatgtttttaaagtacttatttttctgattatggaGGTAACACAATTTCATGTTATAAAAATTTGTCAAGTGCAAAAGAGCACAAAGGAGACAAGGATAATCAAATGGAATGGCACTTCCTGACATAGTCACTCTTCATTTGAGATAGCATTCACCTTTATTTTGCCCTTCTTTGAACATAGTTTTCCTTATTGGAAAAGAAAGACACACATTCTAACCGAAAAAAGTTTATGTAATGTATACTAAATCTTCTTCCACCTCAGCACACCTGGTTTTTCCATACATTATCCCATCCCCATTGGCAGCCACTGTGTTCAGTTTCTTGCGTTTTAGTCCATAACTATTCTGTGTCCTGAAcgcatatgtacatttttaagtatatagttccCCCTTTCACACAAATGGCAGGATGGTAAAAACACtcttcagtactttgaatatCTCACTTATCAGTATACTGTGAAGATCATTCCAGTACATCTCCTGCATCTGACTCATTCTTTTTCTAGTGAACTGTATTTCGTTATATGACTGTATCatgatttatttcagttttctattgctaGAGATTTTGGTTGTTTATTGTCATTGCTATTCTGAGAAATGCCACAGTGAAAATACTTAAACATGCTCTATGAGCACATGTTGAACTATGCTgcaggataaattcctagaaatggaattgttgtgtcaatttaaacccatttaaaatttaagtaaatattgcTGAATTGTTTTCCATAGAGATCGTTCCAGTTTAATTTGTACCATCAGTGGATGAAGGTTGTGAAAACACTCACTATACTCCATCTGATGTCAATACATTCATTCTGCAACTGCTATATCCCATGTTACATAATTCAAAGTAAGTGTGAGGGAGAGTATGAATAGAGTGTGTTGGTGGGCTTGCCATTTTGTTagtgaaattttcttttagtgCTAAAATTTGTTGAGTAGTAATTTTTTAAGGACTAAGACAAAATGGTGCCTTTAAATTCAGGAACATAAAGGAAGGGGAAGGGCTATAAAGTTACACTGCCtttctaaaatattcataatttttaatagcCCACGAGACTTTGACATTGTGAATCTCATGATCACTATATTTAAACCTATCCCAGCAGTATTCCGGGGACAAGAGTTTAGTGGGTTTATGGAGAAAGAAATACTTGTTTAAGTGACTTTCATCATGCCACACTGCTtcaatgttatttttcttgtcaTTCAAGATTCCTTTGAAGCATTCCCTGGCAATATTGAGAACCTGAATGGGAGTGCCCCCAAATACAGCAGCATGGTAATAAAAATCTCCCTCACCAATAGGTATATATGCTTCTGATAACTGTCTTCTCTCATAAGGTACCTCTGTAGGACTTGCCTTATACCAATAAGCATGTAACTGAGCCACTGACTCCCCCAGAGTCTCCAGTCCATAGTTGCTTACAAAGATTTGGTCCACATCCATGCAGAAGAGGAAGTCAACTTCATATTGGATGTGATCTACAATATGTTCACTGATGGTCTTCATGCGCATCATACTGATATCTTgccatctcttttctctccttatttcaaaaattttgatTGAACGGAGAGGACTCAGCTCTAGCCAAGGCATCTTGAAGAAGTCATCTATTAGGACATAGATTATGACTTTCTGGCCTACCATAAAAAATCTATCAGCAGATGATAAAAATGTGTGCAAATAGTGGTCGGTGTATCTGTGAAGTAAATAAGAAACAATTAAGTTCATCATATTACATTTTAGTGGAACACATACTATTTAAATTACACTGTAGTTTATCTAAAAATGCTACTAAGCAGCCAAACATTAGATTACACTTCTTGAGTTGTATTTAAGCAGtgtaaaagaaagtgaaattatCTGCCTTTCTGCTCCCTGATGAGGTTGTGTGGatcacaggagaggagaggagctcCTCAGGAGAGAGAATGAAACTTGGTGAGATCAGGAAACTGCACAGAGCCTTGCGCAAAATGAGAGCCAGCGTTTTCAGGGTTATCAGAGCAATAGGGACTTGCTCTGGAGGTTGTAGGCAGGAAAGGTCATGGGCCATTGCGGAAGCAGTTATTGATATCTGTGGCATCCGTTTTGAGTAGTTATTCATAAAAGGTCAGAGGTGGTGTGCACTGTAGCCACTGTCTGCTTTGTCTGTCTTATTTTACCTTGTGCCTTTTAAAATGGTGCTAAGATTGCTGAATTGGAAAACAAAACTTTCTCATTTCCAGTCTCTCCACCCAGTTAAAGATTCTCAGAGTAATAAATGGCCTCAGGTAAattcaaaaaaaggaaaggtaatATATGTGGCTTAGCTTCAAATGATGtttatataatcattaaaaataagtttgggggaggatgggtatagctcagtggtagaaggcGTGcatagcatgtacgaggtcctgggttcaatccccagtacctctgttaaaaaaataacaataacaaacaaataaataagcctaattatccccccaaaaaaaccacaaaacatttttaaaagtaaaaaaaaaaaccagatgggTCAGGAGAAAACTTTCTAGTTTGGACTATCTAAAAGTATTAAGTACATTATGAAAAATACCACTTAAAATATTGTACTGAGCTGGAAACGAGCAACTCAAATCCAAAGAAGTCCAATTTATCCACATCTCTTTTATGGTTAGGGCTTTTGTATCATGTTTCAAAAATCTCTGCCTCTTCAACGAAGTGAAAATATTCTCCTCCATTTTCTTCTAGtagctttattgttttatctttcatatttaagTATTAtccatttgaattaatttttgtgtatgatgtgataTAGGCTGTTTTGTGTCAGTCTCAGCCTATTGATAGTGATGCTATTGGCTAGGAATGCCTGGGGGCACTCACCTGAATCCCTACTACTTGTGGTGAGacaccctccccctctgcccccaacctccgcccccccccccccccccccgtgaggCCCCAAGAGACATTTCCCCTACCAGAGCCAATGTTGTGGCTGGACCAGCCCTTGGCATTCTTAGTATGATTGCAAGATGAACCTCAACAACAACCACCAGGGAACTTTGAGAAAACAAGCTTTTTCAGTCACAAGTCCAGGAGAGTACAAAGCatgcctggggccacacagcaaggtcacaggtggagagagagagagagaacttgagAACTTGGGATTCTGCCTTTATTGGGGTCAAGGGTGGGGTGCCTAGGGTTTTGTGAGTTcactctttattggtgaatttaaaacataagagcgGAAGTTAAAGCTAAGGAGGGAAAAAGCAGGGTTATGCAAGTGGTCAGTTATGTAGGTCACCCTGGGCTTTCTGAAATGGGAATTTTATGTGTGGAGTGACCTGGCTCTTTATCTAGTTGTTCAGTTAGTAAGTGTGTCACACGGCTGGCAGTATATTTATTTGAGATGGATGTCTCAACATTTAATCAAAAGCTTAATGTCAggcatttacaattttaaaaatgcttatttcagGCACTTAACACGacaacaacaaattttttttttcaatttttagaaaactttttattttggaatgataTTAAGTTTACAGAAAACTTGCAAATAAATTATCGAGCTCCCATATACACTCTCTTTCCCTAACTATATAACCAtagtacatttgtcaaaa
It encodes the following:
- the LOC102509129 gene encoding N-acetyllactosaminide alpha-1,3-galactosyltransferase-like codes for the protein MKMTTNWSAPIVWHGTYNEVVLEDYYASHKITVGLTVFSVGRYTDHYLHTFLSSADRFFMVGQKVIIYVLIDDFFKMPWLELSPLRSIKIFEIRREKRWQDISMMRMKTISEHIVDHIQYEVDFLFCMDVDQIFVSNYGLETLGESVAQLHAYWYKASPTEVPYERRQLSEAYIPIGEGDFYYHAAVFGGTPIQVLNIARECFKGILNDKKNNIEAVWHDESHLNKYFFLHKPTKLLSPEYCWDRFKYSDHEIHNVKVSWAIKNYEYFRKAV